The nucleotide window GTTATGATGATGACCCAATACCGCCCGCACTCGCTGGTGGAACACATCGGGGCCGGCCACCCCTGGGACCTCGACCGCGCCTTCACCGGCGGCATCCGCTTTTTTCAACCCTACAAGGCTCGCTGGGACGCCGACTGGTACAGCGGCACCGCCGACGCCGTGCAACAAAACTTCCTGTTCGTCAAAAACGGCAACCCCGACAACGTGCTGATCCTGTCGGGCGACCATATTTATCAGATGGACTACGATCCCTTGCTGGCGTTTCATAACAGCAAGCAGGCCGATCTGACCATTGCCACCCTGCGTGTTTCCCTGGAAGAGGCTTCCCGCTTTGGCGTTCTGGCCGCCGACGATGATTATCGGGTCAACGCCTTTGCGGAAAAACCCAAAGAGCCGCCGGGGACGCTGGCCTCGATGGGTATTTACGTCTTCAACTTGCGAGTGCTGGACAAGTATTTGCTTGAAGATTCCAAGCGCAAAGAGTCGTCGCACGACTTTGGCAAGGACATCATTCCGCGCATGCTCAAAGACGGCTTGCGGCTTTTTGCCTATCCCTACAGCGGCTACTGGGTGGACGTGGGGACGATTGAGTCCTACTGGCAGGCCCACATGGACTTGCTTCAGTTCCCGCCGAAGCTGGATTTGAATGACCGTTCGTGGATCATCCACACCCGATCCGAGGAGCGCCCGCCGGTGCTGATCCAGAAAGGCGCGCTCGTCCGCGACAGTTTGATCACCGACGGCTCGATCATCGCCGCCGGGGCGCGGGTGGAGCGCAGTGTGCTCTCGCCGGGCGTATACATTGGCCCGAAAGCCGTAGTGCGCGACTCCATCATTTTCACCGATTCGTACATTGAAGCCGGGGCCAGAGTTGAGCGGGCCATCATTGACAAGAGGGTGTCCATCGGCCACAACTGCCGCATCGGGCAGATCGATCCCAAAGCAACCGATCTTGGCATTACCACCATCGGCAAGAGCGCCCAGATTCCCAACGGAGTCAAGATCGGGCGGGGGGCCGTCATCGGCACCGATGTTGGCGCGTCTTACTTCACTCGCAAAGTGGTCGGCAAAGGCAAAGTGATCCAGCGGACGTAATCAAAATCTCAAATTCCAAATTCCAAATCGTATGTCTTTCCCTCGCGCTTCAGGCATTCTCTTACATCCCACCTCGTTCCCTGGCCGTTTTGGCATTGGCGATCTGGGGGCTGAGGCTTATCGCTGGGTTGATTTTCTGGCCGGGGCCGGGCAAAAGCTGTGGCAAATTTTGCCGCTCGGCCCAACCGGCTACGGCGATTCGCCCTACCAGTGCTTCTCGGCTTTCGCCGGCAATCCCTATCTCATGAGTCCGGAGAAGCTTGTCGAAGACGGCCTGCTGAGCGAAAGTGATCTCAAAGCGACGCCGAAGTTTCCGGCTCAGGCTGTAGACTTCGGCCCGGTGATCGAGTTCAAGCTCAAACTGCTCGAGACAGCTTATCAAAACTTCAGGGCTGGGGCGGGTCGGCAACTTCTTCCAGAGTTTGAGGCCTTCTGCCGGGCGCAGGCGAGTTGGCTCGACGATTTCGCCCTGTTCATGGCGCTGAAGGAATCGCAGAACGGCGCGGTTTGGAGCACATGGACGCCAGACTTAGTATCACGCCAGCCGCGCGCGCTGGCGGCGGCCCGTGAGTCGCTGGCCGAGGCTGTC belongs to Chloroflexota bacterium and includes:
- a CDS encoding glucose-1-phosphate adenylyltransferase, whose protein sequence is MKTRAIILAGGEGSRLGVLTQKRSKPSVPFAGKYRIIDFALSNCVNSGLFDVMMMTQYRPHSLVEHIGAGHPWDLDRAFTGGIRFFQPYKARWDADWYSGTADAVQQNFLFVKNGNPDNVLILSGDHIYQMDYDPLLAFHNSKQADLTIATLRVSLEEASRFGVLAADDDYRVNAFAEKPKEPPGTLASMGIYVFNLRVLDKYLLEDSKRKESSHDFGKDIIPRMLKDGLRLFAYPYSGYWVDVGTIESYWQAHMDLLQFPPKLDLNDRSWIIHTRSEERPPVLIQKGALVRDSLITDGSIIAAGARVERSVLSPGVYIGPKAVVRDSIIFTDSYIEAGARVERAIIDKRVSIGHNCRIGQIDPKATDLGITTIGKSAQIPNGVKIGRGAVIGTDVGASYFTRKVVGKGKVIQRT